The following coding sequences are from one Lolium rigidum isolate FL_2022 chromosome 6, APGP_CSIRO_Lrig_0.1, whole genome shotgun sequence window:
- the LOC124667283 gene encoding RING-H2 finger protein ATL2-like, whose translation MSTSATMSMSGKASDPGSAWFATGSRSPAPAHNVRLIATAVAVFASVLGLALLLHLYICHVRRRNSRRRTAAAAAALAAEPKAPKTGLEPAAIASLPIAAYQEAGGEPGECAICLGAAQQGEAVRVLPSCAHVFHVDCVDTWLASSSSCPVCRALVEPPPPPPSSAAAAGSVLHERPALVKEDVGTSGSPCGLGASLMKMLSRERPAAPRRPLQGDHVEMRLEDLESQLPQQQHSVNSN comes from the coding sequence ATGTCGACGTCCGCGACCATGTCCATGTCGGGGAAGGCGAGCGACCCGGGCTCCGCGTGGTTCGCCACGGGCAGCAGGAGCCCGGCGCCGGCGCACAACGTGCGGCTcatcgccaccgccgtcgccgtctTCGCCTCCGTGCTCGGCCTCGCCCTGCTCCTGCACCTCTACATCTGCCACGTCCGCCGCCGCAACAGCAGGCGCCGCACCGCGGCTGCGGCCGCCGCCCTGGCGGCTGAGCCCAAGGCGCCCAAGACCGGGCTGGAGCCGGCCGCCATCGCGTCGCTGCCGATCGCCGCGTACCAGGAGGCCGGGGGCGAGCCGGGCGAGTGCGCCATCTGCCTTGGCGCGGCCCAGCAGGGCGAAGCGGTGCGCGTGCTGCCGTCCTGCGCACACGTCTTCCACGTCGACTGCGTCGACACGTGGCTCGCCTCCAGCTCGTCCTGCCCCGTCTGCCGCGCCCTggtggagccgccgccgccaccgccgtcctcGGCAGCCGCGGCAGGCTCGGTACTGCATGAGAGGCCGGCCTTGGTGAAGGAGGACGTTGGCACCTCGGGGTCGCCATGTGGGCTGGGCGCGTCGCTGATGAAGATGCTGAGCAGGGAGAGGCCGGCGGCGCCTCGGAGGCCCCTGCAGGGTGACCATGTGGAAATGCGTCTGGAGGACTTGGAGAGTCAGCTGCCACAGCAGCAACACTCTGTGAATAGCAATTAG